DNA sequence from the Pedobacter schmidteae genome:
GGTGTTCTACTCATCATCTTTACCGCTTCCTCTAGTGAAACACCCGCCATATTTACCATATTCCGCAATAGCCTATCGGCCGTGGCAACGCTTCCCGCAAAAGAACTCCGATCAGGCAGCTTGGCCACACCATCTTCAATAATCACTTTCAACCCATTCTTTAAACTACCCAATGTGCTGTCGCCAGGAGGCATCCCGGCACCACGCATGGCATCTGTGATCAGGGCCGTACGTGCAGAGCCCTTAATTTTATAAATCAGTTTTAACAACGGTGCAGGCAAATGAACTCCATCAGCAATAATTTCGACGTCCATTTCATCAATCAGGTAGCCACTTTCAATCACACCAGCGTAGCGGAAACACTCACGCCGGGTAACGCCCGACATGCTCGAATAAAAATGCGTAGCCAGGTTATAGCCATTTTCAAATGCCTCTAACACTTCTTCGTAAATGGCATCAGTATGGGCAATCGCCGCCAGTACCCCTTTCGATTTTAAATACCTGCCAAATTCTATTGCTCCTTTTAATTCCGGAGCAGCACTCCATCTTTTGATCACCTGGGTTGAAGCCAGTATTTCTTTGTACTCTGCAGGATCTGGATCGCGGATGTAACGGGGATCCTGCGCCCCCCGCTGACTAAGTGCAAAATATGGCCCTTCCAGGTGCATCCCTATAAACTGTGCCCCCTTATTGTTCAGCTCATCCGCCTGCTCATAAATTCTCAATGTCTCCAGCAAATCTTCCTTCTCGCTGGTTAGCGTGGTAGGACACATGGCAGTAGTGCCATAACGCGCATGGGTTTCGGCAATGCCTAGAAAAGCCTCTACCGTATTGTCCATAAAGTCATGCCCGCCACCTCCATGAATATGTAGGTCTATAAAACCTGGGGCGATATAATTTCCTTGTGCGTTAATTTCCTGCGCATCCGAAAAATCAAGGTTACCTTCTTCCGCTGCTACAATTTTTCCCTCTGCAATCAGCACAGTCCCTTCTTTAATGGTTTTATATGGTGTAATGAGTTGTCCGTTATATATTTTTAGTCTTTGTTGCTGCATAATTAAATTAACTTGAATATTCTGGCTTCCACCGCTGTATAGTCTCTGTTTCGGCTGCTGTATTGCCCATATGAATCGCTATTGATGAGTCCTTCGCTGTCGATGCATTAGATAGCGGTTTGCGCCTTGTTAAAATACAATTTACGAAATCTTTCAATGCATATACCGTTGGTTCCAAAGATTTCTCGCCCGGTTTTTCGAAAATCAGCTCATTGCCCTTACCTTGTGTGGTTACCGCTATAGTCGCTCCGGTTACCCCGTCAACAGTACCTCGTTTGTTGTTCAGTGATTCCGGGTAGATAAACGCTTTATCGCGCTGTATTTCCAGTGTAGCCTTATCACCCAAAATGCGGATGCCGTATCCATTATAGGCATTGGAAAGTACCGATGTAACGCTTACTTTAACATCATCAGGGTATTCATAAATAGCCCTGATGTTGTCGTAGGTGTCTCTTCCATCCTTCCAATAATTTATACCACCCATCGCAGTAACCTTCAAAGGACGACTATCTGTCAGGTAATGTACCGCATCAATAGCATGTGCACAAAGTTCAGACAAAGGCCCACCACAATATTCCTTGTACATGCGCCAGTTGATGGCCCGTTCCATTTTTGGATCGCTCACCGCAAAGCGCCAGTTAGAATTCCGGTTATACTGGCACTCAAAGTTGGTGATCTTTCCCAGCCAATTCTGACCTATCACTTCTTTTACTTTATGGTATAAACCAAAATAACGATACTGGTAACCCACCTGAAACACCAGGTTTGACTGATTTACTTTTTTCTCCAGATCAATGGCCTGGGCAATATCATAACTCATAGATTTTTCCAGATACACATGCTTTCGTGCAGTCAGGGCATCTACAGCCATAGGATAATGTAAATAAAGTGGTGTTGCAATAATCACCGCATCTACAGATTTATCCTCCAAAAGTTTACGGTAATCGGCGTAACCCTTAGCACCTTTGGCAGCCTGCTTTAGCCCATTTTTAAGGTGTTCTGCAATAGGGTCGCAACAGGCCGTAACCTGCATTTCCGGTATTCCGTTAATTAACTTAATTAAACCCGTGCCCCTTGATCCGGTACCAATTACCCCCACCCTGATCATCTCATTTTTTAAATGACTGCTGCCCAGGGCAGGAAACCCGGCATAACTTAAAGCAAAACCCGATAAGGCTATAGCATTCCTCGTTAAAAATTGTCTTCTTGAAAGTTCTTCCGGTTTCATCATCTGCTTATTTAAAAAACCATGATTAAATTTAATTGATTTTATTGGCCTGCCAACGTCTGATCTGATACCCCTTAAACGCATAAAAAATTAGATATAAATAGCAGGGAAACAATACCCAGTAAGCGGTCCTGAGATCGTAAACATCAGCAAAATAGCCATAAAAAAGTGGCATAATGGCATTCCCGCATAATCCCATGATCATGATAGATGCTCCCAGCTTGGTATACCTGCCCAGTCCATCAAGCGCCAGAGGCCAGATCCCTGCCCAAACCAATGAATTTGCCAGTCCTAGCAGTACTACAAACCAGATAGAAACATCAGCGGTATGCCCTAAAATACGCACCGGCCCGTGGCCAAAAATAATCATTAGGGTAAACACGCCCCCCAACACCGTACAAATCCGCAGTACATTAACCTGACTGATGATTTTAGGAATCAATAGTATACCTAAGGTATAACCGCAAATGGTGGCAAACAAAGTATAGGAAGGGAATATTTTGGCTTCCAGCAAATGGATGTTCATAGAACCTGCATAGCCTATAATGGTATCAATGGCGATAACCTGTGTTCCTACATGCAAAAAGATGGCGATGGCCCCTAGAATAAGATGTGGAAACTGAAAAATACTGGTCTTACCAGAGTTGGCCGCAGCCAGGTCCTCGCTCTCGTGTTCGGTATCAATTTCCGGCAAAGGCGAGTAGCGGACCATAAAACCGAGACCAATCAACACCACGCCCACACAGCTATAAGGAACAATTACCCGACGGATCAGCTCGTCCAGTGCCGCATTTTTTTCAGCGGCATTCATCAAAGGCAATTGCTTAAACAGCTCACCATCGGTAGCTTTTAAAATGACAGCGGCAAACAGCAATGGCGCCAATATACCCGCCCCTTTATTGCAAATCCCCATAATACTGATGCGCTGCGCTGCTCTTTCTTTAGGCCCCAAAACGGTAATGTAAGGGTTTGCTGCCGTTTGCAGGATGGCCAAACCTGCACCTAAGGAAAATAGGCCCAGTAAAAAGACCTCATAAGTTCGCGTCAGCGCAGCAGGGACAAAAATAAATGCCCCAATGGCCATGGTCCAGAAACCAATCATCATCCCCTTTTTAAAACCTACAGACTTCAAAAGAAAAGACGAGGGTACCGACATTACAAAATACGAGATGTAAAAAGCAAAAGCAACCAGGTACGACTCAAAGTTTGTCAGTTCGCAAGCGATCTTAAAATAAGGAATCAGGATGGCGTTTATCCAGGAAACAAAACCGAAAATAAAGAACAATAATCCAATGATGAGAATAGAAATCAAGGTATCCCTTTTACTTGGGGAACTTACCGATACAGAAGTGCTTTGTTGCCTGGACATAGTTGAATAAAGTATAATCTGAAAAAACGAAACTAAGGATATCAGCACAGAATAAATGACAATAGAACAGATAAATGAACGGCAACGCTATCGACAACGTTCTCGCTATTTTATTCGGTTTTATCCTCATTTTCTTAAAACTCATTTAATAGATTTGAAAAACTGAACACCATTTTAAACTCGATTAATGAAGAACAACAGAAGAGATTTTTTAAAGCTTAGCGGCCTGGCTGGTCTGGGACTGGCCTCTTCAGGTATTTTATCAGCCTATACTCCGGCCGATACTTCAAAGCAGGACGACATCATTAAACTGGCTACACGAGTACACAAACAGGAATTTAATATGAGTGGCTAT
Encoded proteins:
- the nagA gene encoding N-acetylglucosamine-6-phosphate deacetylase gives rise to the protein MQQQRLKIYNGQLITPYKTIKEGTVLIAEGKIVAAEEGNLDFSDAQEINAQGNYIAPGFIDLHIHGGGGHDFMDNTVEAFLGIAETHARYGTTAMCPTTLTSEKEDLLETLRIYEQADELNNKGAQFIGMHLEGPYFALSQRGAQDPRYIRDPDPAEYKEILASTQVIKRWSAAPELKGAIEFGRYLKSKGVLAAIAHTDAIYEEVLEAFENGYNLATHFYSSMSGVTRRECFRYAGVIESGYLIDEMDVEIIADGVHLPAPLLKLIYKIKGSARTALITDAMRGAGMPPGDSTLGSLKNGLKVIIEDGVAKLPDRSSFAGSVATADRLLRNMVNMAGVSLEEAVKMMSRTPARIMGLEDRKGALIAGKDADVVIFDRQINVQRTIVNGRMVYSR
- a CDS encoding Gfo/Idh/MocA family protein, whose amino-acid sequence is MMKPEELSRRQFLTRNAIALSGFALSYAGFPALGSSHLKNEMIRVGVIGTGSRGTGLIKLINGIPEMQVTACCDPIAEHLKNGLKQAAKGAKGYADYRKLLEDKSVDAVIIATPLYLHYPMAVDALTARKHVYLEKSMSYDIAQAIDLEKKVNQSNLVFQVGYQYRYFGLYHKVKEVIGQNWLGKITNFECQYNRNSNWRFAVSDPKMERAINWRMYKEYCGGPLSELCAHAIDAVHYLTDSRPLKVTAMGGINYWKDGRDTYDNIRAIYEYPDDVKVSVTSVLSNAYNGYGIRILGDKATLEIQRDKAFIYPESLNNKRGTVDGVTGATIAVTTQGKGNELIFEKPGEKSLEPTVYALKDFVNCILTRRKPLSNASTAKDSSIAIHMGNTAAETETIQRWKPEYSS
- a CDS encoding sugar MFS transporter, which translates into the protein MSRQQSTSVSVSSPSKRDTLISILIIGLLFFIFGFVSWINAILIPYFKIACELTNFESYLVAFAFYISYFVMSVPSSFLLKSVGFKKGMMIGFWTMAIGAFIFVPAALTRTYEVFLLGLFSLGAGLAILQTAANPYITVLGPKERAAQRISIMGICNKGAGILAPLLFAAVILKATDGELFKQLPLMNAAEKNAALDELIRRVIVPYSCVGVVLIGLGFMVRYSPLPEIDTEHESEDLAAANSGKTSIFQFPHLILGAIAIFLHVGTQVIAIDTIIGYAGSMNIHLLEAKIFPSYTLFATICGYTLGILLIPKIISQVNVLRICTVLGGVFTLMIIFGHGPVRILGHTADVSIWFVVLLGLANSLVWAGIWPLALDGLGRYTKLGASIMIMGLCGNAIMPLFYGYFADVYDLRTAYWVLFPCYLYLIFYAFKGYQIRRWQANKIN